One Frankia alni ACN14a DNA window includes the following coding sequences:
- a CDS encoding PP2C family protein-serine/threonine phosphatase encodes MRTARTNPAAPAGADAVGGPENVRLIVAGAAVLTLALVVDLGPGVALTGYFGLGPLILAAACPPLITAGIGGLTVIVAILSGLWDHRFGTQPHIAAIILVLVQSAIAVYICVYRERQRSKLHRVQAVAEVAQRALLPAVPGQLDGAGFAARYLSAAREASVGGDLYEVVPTANGIRVIIGDVRGKGLPAVRLASVVLGAFREAAVTWLDPEQVAAACARAVGREAGPEDFVTALVLDIHPDGRLGMCSAGHHPPRLVSADGSATLELRSPSPPLGLAERFTVTTAHWEVGDRLLLFTDGLIEARDAQGRFFPLDDRLDLLRGGGQQEALDRLIAALGTHAGGALHDDLAILLAERQPVPIVAPTTPTARAAAD; translated from the coding sequence ATGCGAACTGCCCGGACGAACCCTGCCGCGCCCGCAGGAGCCGATGCGGTGGGCGGCCCGGAAAACGTACGCCTGATCGTCGCCGGGGCGGCCGTGCTCACGTTGGCGCTCGTCGTCGATCTGGGACCCGGCGTCGCACTGACCGGATACTTCGGCCTGGGGCCGTTGATCCTCGCCGCCGCCTGCCCGCCACTGATCACCGCCGGCATCGGCGGCCTGACGGTGATCGTGGCGATCCTCTCCGGACTCTGGGACCACCGCTTCGGCACGCAGCCGCACATCGCCGCGATCATCCTGGTCCTGGTCCAGTCCGCGATCGCGGTCTACATCTGCGTGTACCGGGAGCGGCAGCGCTCGAAGCTGCACCGCGTCCAGGCCGTCGCCGAGGTCGCGCAGCGGGCGCTGCTGCCGGCGGTTCCGGGCCAGCTCGACGGGGCCGGCTTCGCCGCCCGCTACCTGTCGGCGGCGCGGGAGGCGTCCGTCGGCGGAGATCTCTACGAGGTCGTGCCGACCGCGAACGGCATCCGGGTGATCATCGGGGATGTCCGGGGCAAGGGGCTGCCGGCGGTCCGGCTGGCCTCGGTGGTGCTCGGTGCCTTCCGCGAGGCCGCGGTGACCTGGCTGGATCCCGAGCAGGTCGCGGCGGCGTGCGCCCGTGCGGTGGGGCGGGAAGCCGGGCCCGAGGACTTCGTCACCGCGCTCGTCCTGGACATCCACCCCGATGGGCGCCTGGGCATGTGCTCGGCGGGCCATCACCCGCCGCGGCTCGTCTCGGCGGACGGGTCGGCGACGCTGGAACTGCGCTCGCCCAGCCCCCCGCTCGGACTCGCCGAGCGGTTCACCGTCACGACGGCGCACTGGGAGGTCGGCGACCGGCTGCTGCTGTTCACCGACGGGCTGATCGAGGCCAGGGACGCCCAGGGACGCTTCTTTCCGCTGGACGATCGCCTGGACCTGCTGCGGGGCGGCGGCCAGCAGGAGGCGCTGGACCGGCTCATCGCCGCCCTCGGGACCCACGCCGGCGGTGCCCTGCACGACGACCTCGCGATCCTGCTGGCCGAACGGCAACCCGTCCCGATCGTGGCCCCGACCACGCCGACCGCGCGCGCCGCCGCCGACTGA